In Paenibacillus sp. G2S3, a single window of DNA contains:
- a CDS encoding F0F1 ATP synthase subunit epsilon gives MNTFLLEIVTPEHLVYSKQVNSLTVRGVEGELGILPGHIPLVTPLQVAPLSVKSDGVTISIAVHGGFVEVHKDKVTVLAESAELPTDIDVERAEAARERAQRRLQTRSKQDDIDHRRAELALQRAVTRIKVSTGKGQQ, from the coding sequence GTGAATACCTTTTTGTTGGAAATTGTCACGCCGGAGCATCTCGTCTATTCTAAACAAGTGAATAGCTTGACAGTACGGGGAGTCGAAGGCGAGTTGGGTATTTTGCCTGGACACATTCCGCTTGTGACTCCACTTCAGGTTGCTCCGTTATCCGTCAAATCGGACGGTGTTACGATCTCCATCGCCGTTCATGGCGGGTTCGTTGAAGTGCATAAGGACAAAGTAACAGTGCTGGCAGAAAGTGCCGAGCTGCCAACAGATATTGATGTTGAGCGCGCCGAAGCTGCTAGAGAACGGGCTCAGCGCCGTCTCCAGACTCGTAGCAAACAAGATGATATCGATCACCGCCGTGCGGAGTTGGCGCTGCAACGCGCTGTTACACGGATTAAAGTGTCCACTGGTAAAGGACAACAGTAG
- a CDS encoding DUF1146 family protein: MEDILSNGWSSAAGTSSMISMIVSLLSVVLSWWALQNLKLDLVIRYPKSPQGRLLHLLLAIVLGHFVAGFFLDYLSWSGMIRYMF; encoded by the coding sequence ATGGAGGATATTTTGTCCAATGGCTGGTCTAGTGCAGCTGGAACCAGCAGCATGATCTCAATGATTGTTTCTTTGCTCAGTGTTGTATTATCTTGGTGGGCATTGCAGAACCTTAAGCTGGATTTGGTCATAAGATATCCCAAGAGTCCTCAAGGAAGGCTACTGCACTTACTTCTAGCCATTGTACTTGGTCATTTTGTTGCAGGATTCTTTCTGGATTACCTTAGCTGGAGTGGGATGATCCGCTATATGTTTTAG